The genomic interval CGGTCACCGAGAACGACTTGTTCTTGATGCTCACCACGCTGTTCTCGGAGAGGCGACCCATGCCCGCGAAGAACAGCTGGCTGTTGCCGCGAATCAGCGTCGGCCTGCCCGCGAGATCGGGATTGAGCCTCTCGCCGGTTCGATCGTCGATCGGCAGGACGTTGTACTTCACGGCCTCGATCAGCCAGAGCCGTTGGAGATGATGCAGCCGGTCAGGGTCTTCGGAGGCGAGATCGCGAGCCTGGCTGTAGTCGCTGCTGCCGTCGTAGAGCTCCCACACGTCGTCATCCAGCGCACCCGTGGCCGCCATCAGCAGCCACGGGGTGCGGTGCTTCGTGACGGCGCTCCAGCCCTTGTGGTAGATGCCGCGGTTGCCGAACATCTCGAAGTACTGCAGATCGTGGCGCTCGGCAGCATCCGCGGCAGCGAAGGCGTAGAGCATGCTCTTGCCCTCGATCGGTGACTGCTGCACGCCGTTGACCATGGTGGGCTCCGGCAGGCCCGCAGCCTCGAGGATGGTCGGCGCCACGTCGATCACGTGCGTGAACTGCGATCGCAGGCCGCCCTTGTCGGCGATGCCCGCGGGCCAATGCACGATCGTTCCGTTGCGGGTGCCGCCCCAGTGCGAGGCGACCTGCTTGGTCCACTGGAAGGGTGTGTCCATGGCCCACGCCCAGCCGACGGAGAAGTGGTTGTACGACGACGGCGAGCCGAACTCGTCGATCTTCGACACCATGAACTCCGGCGTCTCGAGTGCGGCCATGCCGTTGAAGTTCGCCATTTCGTTGAAGGCGCCGTTCATCGTTCCCTCTGCCGATGCGCCGTTGTCACCGATGATGTAGTAGATGATCGTGTCGTCGAGCACGCCGAGGTCGTCGATGGCGTCGATCACCCGCCCGACGTGGAAGTCCGTGTGCTCGAGGAAGGCCGCGTAGACCTCCATCTGGCGCTCGAGCACGGGCTTGAGCTCGGCGGGCATGTCATCCCACGCGGGGATCTCGGCGTGGCGCGGCGTGAGCTCGGCATCGGCGGGGACGACGCCCAGCGCTTTCTGGCGGGCGAAGGTCTTCTCGCGCTGCACGTCCCAGCCATCGGCGAACCTGCCCTTGTACTTGTCGATCCAGTCCTTGGGCACGTGGTGCGGCGCGTGGGTGGCGCCCGGGGCGAAGTACACGAAGAACGGCTTGTCGGGCATGAGCGCCTTCTGGGTGCGGATCCAGCTCACCGCGTGGTCGGCCAGGTCCTCGGTCAGGTGGTAGCCCTCTTCCGGCGTCGCCGGCGGCTCGACGGGCGTCGTGCCGTCGTACAGCGCCGGATCCCACTGGTTGTTCTCGCCGCCGATGAAGCCGTAGAACTTCTCGAACCCGCCCCCGCCTGACGGCCACCCGTCGAACGGTCCCATCGGCGACGACTGCCAGACCGGCACCTCGTGGCACTTGCCGAACTGCGCGGTCGAATAGCCGTTCAGCTTCAGCGTCATCGCGAGCGGCGCCTTGGTGTTCGGCTTCAGAGAGCTGTTGCCCGGTGCGGATGTCGCCGTCTCGGTGATGCTGCCCATCCCGACCGAGTGGTGGTTGCGACCCGTCAGCATGGCCGCCCGCGTCGGGGCGCACAGCGCCGTGGTGTGGAATCGGTTGAACTTCAGTCCTCCGGCAGCGAGCTTCTCTGCGTAGGGCGTCGCACAGGGTCCTCCGAATGCGCTCGACGCACCGAATCCCACGTCATCGAGGAGCACGATGAGCACATTGGGCGCACCCTCGGGGGGAAGCAGCGGCTCGATCGGCGGAAAGTGCGTCTCGGGGTCCTTCGCGTCGAACGTCGTGAGCCCCGGGACCGGCAGGTCGGGGATCGGAAGCATCGTGCGTGCGTGGCGGTCAGGAGACATGGTGATCCTCTCGGCGAGTCCGTCGCCTGTACGCTAACGCCACCCCGGGTCCGCAACCTCACCCTCGGGGGGTGAGGTTGCGCTCACTTCGCCGGTGGCTCGCCGAGCTTCGCGGTGAGCTCTGCGAGGCTGCGCGCGACGTTCCGCACCTGGCCTCGCGTCGCCGGCTCGTC from Microbacterium pumilum carries:
- a CDS encoding arylsulfatase, translated to MSPDRHARTMLPIPDLPVPGLTTFDAKDPETHFPPIEPLLPPEGAPNVLIVLLDDVGFGASSAFGGPCATPYAEKLAAGGLKFNRFHTTALCAPTRAAMLTGRNHHSVGMGSITETATSAPGNSSLKPNTKAPLAMTLKLNGYSTAQFGKCHEVPVWQSSPMGPFDGWPSGGGGFEKFYGFIGGENNQWDPALYDGTTPVEPPATPEEGYHLTEDLADHAVSWIRTQKALMPDKPFFVYFAPGATHAPHHVPKDWIDKYKGRFADGWDVQREKTFARQKALGVVPADAELTPRHAEIPAWDDMPAELKPVLERQMEVYAAFLEHTDFHVGRVIDAIDDLGVLDDTIIYYIIGDNGASAEGTMNGAFNEMANFNGMAALETPEFMVSKIDEFGSPSSYNHFSVGWAWAMDTPFQWTKQVASHWGGTRNGTIVHWPAGIADKGGLRSQFTHVIDVAPTILEAAGLPEPTMVNGVQQSPIEGKSMLYAFAAADAAERHDLQYFEMFGNRGIYHKGWSAVTKHRTPWLLMAATGALDDDVWELYDGSSDYSQARDLASEDPDRLHHLQRLWLIEAVKYNVLPIDDRTGERLNPDLAGRPTLIRGNSQLFFAGMGRLSENSVVSIKNKSFSVTAEIEVPEGGAEGVIIAQGGRFGGWSVYVAEGKAKFVYNVLGIQEFATAADSVIPAGTHQVRVEFAYDGGGLAKGGDVTIYYDGDSVGTGRVGATQAMIFSADETTDIGYESGTAVSSDYTPQTSRFRGKIHWVQIDLGDDDHDHFIDPDERLRVAMARQ